The following is a genomic window from Pedobacter sp. KBS0701.
TGATAACCAGAATCCTTTTCAGTGGTCATCTTAACCCAGTTGCTTACTTTTTCGTTGTAAGAAACGGTTGAAGGGTTAATACCTGCTTGTTGGATTTTATCAACTGCAGCAGAAAAATCGGACATTTTTTTAAGCGATTCGGCGCTCGTCCATGCTTCGGCGATCGTTCCCCCCCAGGAAGTATGGATCAGGCCGATAGGAATTTTAGTTTTTTCATATACTTCGCGGGCGAAGAAATATGCGGTAGAAGAAAACCCGGCAATATATTTTGGACTACATTCCTGCCATCCACCATTTGCAACTTTGGCATCGTTTATAGGAAAATTGCTGGTTATGTGATCTGCCTGCAATAAACGGATATTTGGATATTTAGCTCCAGCTATTTCTTTTTCGCTATTGAGGATTTTGCCCCAGCCTGCCAGTGGCATTTCCATGTTTGACTGCCCGGAACAGATCCATACATCGCCAATCAATACATTATTGAGCACCAGCAACTCTCCATCTGATATGGTTATGGTATACGGCCCTCCATAACCTGGGGTTGCCACTTTAATTTTCCAATTACCATTGGCATCGGCAATAGCACCATAATTAATTTTATTCCAGGAAACCATTACTTTAACTGCCTTACCTGCATTTGCTTTGCCCCAGATTGCAGCGTTGGTTTTCTGCTGTAAAACCATATTATTGCCAAAAACTGAAGGTAATAAGATTTTAGCTTGTGCAAAAGCAGATATGCAAAGTAATAATGCAATGAGAAGTATGGATTTTAACCTTTGGGCGCTCATATTTTAATCTATTTTTTGATGATTAGAAAGCGAATGTACGTTTTCTACCGATCAACATCAATATATAAGCCTGCTGCACACAAAATTTATGGCTAATGAGATAAAATTCATACAAATTAGTTTGGGTAAGAACATCATTTTACTTATTTTGCAGGTCTTAAAGAACGGTGCTGGATTTAATATCTATAGCTCCAAATGTTCTCTCAAATAAAAGAATTAATGGTTAAGATTTTCATAGGCGGCCTTCCTGACAATATCCAAGAGATGGATTTGGCAATATTGGTTAGCCTTCATGGCAGGGTAGAAACAATTAAAATTGTTCGCGACAGGGCAACTGGTAAATGTAAAGGCTATGCTTTTCTGGAAATTTATAGTCTTCCCGATGCCAAAAACATCGTATCAACCTTAAATGGCGAAACGTTTAAAGGCAATGTAATTACAGTTAAAATATCTGAAGAGGAAGGTGGCGCTAAAGCAGTAAAGCCAAAACCCAACCCAACTTTTAAAAGTAAAAGACCCAGGTTACAACGGTAGTATATTAAAGTCGCTTTTACTGAAAGGCCCTGGAATAAGGTCAATCTTCCTTGTTAGCTATATTACCATAAAGATTGATTCATCCAATGAAAGATCAGCTTCGCATCCTATAGTCGCGGGATGAAGATACAGCAACTCGTTGTTCGAAAGACCTCCACCATCTAGATTATTTAAACATAAACTTCGTAATCCGATGGTAAACGTATATTTTGAATTACACGTTTCCACATTGATTAAAAAACGCATTCAGAGATATGGAAAATTATGCCGTTGTAATATTTATTTTAGCTGTAATGATTGGCCTTTCTGCTATCGCAGACCGGATTAAAATTCCCTATCCTATTTTACTGATTATTGCTGGAATTGCAGTAGGTTTTGTGCCTTCCTTGCCACCAATTGATATTAATCCAGAAATTATATTTTTGATATTTCTCCCGCCGTTGCTTTATGATGCCGCCTTCAACATCTCATTTAAAGAATTTAAAACGAATATCAATACCATATTTACCCTTGCTATTACGCTGGTTTTTATCACCGCAATCGGCATTGCTGTAGTTGCCCACTATATGATTCCGGGGATGAGTTGGCCGGTGTCTTTTGTATTAGGTGCAATTCTTTCAGCTACTGATGCGGTTGCTGCTATGAGTATTACCAAGGGACTGGGTTTATCTCATAAAACCAATACCATTCTGGAGGGTGAGAGTTTAGTTAACGATGCTTCTGCACTGGTAGCATATCGTTTTGCAGTAGCCGCAGTAACAGGAACAGCCTTTGTGTTTTGGAAAGCATCACTTGAATTTGTCATTTTAATGGCTGGTGGATTCTTAATTGGCATGGTGATGTCGAAAATTTTAGCGTTTATTATGAAGCGTATTCATAACAATCGCCTGGCAACCATTAGCTTTATGTTGTTAATGCCCTTTGTTACCTATTTAATTGCTGAACAAGTGCATGTTTCGGGCGTTATTGCAGTTGTTATTTTAGGATTGGGGATATCCAGGTTTAGCCATAAGGTATTTCCAGAACAGCTTAAAAATCAATCGAAAAACATCTGGGATATTATTATCTTTTTATTGAATGGACTAATTTTTATATTAATCGGCTTACAATTTCCTTATGTATATAAAAATATTAGCAGTGCTGATATTCTACCTTACATAGGTTATTCGCTGGTGATTACCGTTGTAGCTTTGTTACTGCGAATGGCACGTGTTTTCTTACAAAAATTTAATCTTCAAAAAGCTTTTCAGAAAGGGAAACACCGTATTAAAGAGGGTGCATTACTGGATTTTAAGAACAGCTTAATTATCAGCTGGTCGGGCATGAGAGGTATTGTTTCACTGGCCATTGCAATTGGACTACCCGCTACTTTATCGGATGGAAGTGCGTTTCCACAGCGAAATGCCGTTATATTTATTTCGGTGGTAGTGGTATTGTTTACCTTAATCGGGCAAGGGCTTACTTTGCCATGGTTGGTAAAGAAATTAGCAACAGAGGATGACGAATAATACTCTATTTTTTACGACAGAGTGCACAGAGATAAAATCACAGAGAACATTGATGTTAGATAAACTTTGACAATTTTATAGGCATTGCGTCTAAAAGATTGTCAAAGTGCACTATAAATATGATCTATAAACTTAAATGTCCCTTCGACTCCGCTCAGGGTGACTTACTCTTGACTTCCCGGTCTTATTATATTTACCATTAAGGAATTAAGGCAGTTAAAAAAATGACAATCTTCCAGGCATTGCGTCTAAAAGATTGTCAAAGTAAATAACCGTTGATATAAATGGTTTACCAATACACGCTGTAGAGTGCAACCAATAACCCAATAATTAGTAGTGCACCTACCGCAAAGCTGGTTGATGTTTTAAACATTTTTGCATCGATAGCCAATCCTTTAGCTTCTGCTTTAACTTTGTTGCTCAATAAACTGATGATCACCATGCCGGCAATGCAAAATATGAATACAAAGCCCATCCGATCTAAAAATGGCATTTCGTAAACACCAGCTGCATTTTTAACAGAGAAACCCATTCCTGATAACCATGAAAGATCGGTTAGTTTAGGTAAGAATTTAAGTAAAATGGACAAACCGAAACCACCGATGGTAGCAAACAGTGCTGCACCAGAAGTTGTTCTTTTCCAGAAGAAACCTAAAATAAACATGGCAAAAATGCCTGGAGAGACAAAACCGGTATACTCTTGAATGTATTGAAAACCACCTTTTTTATCGATTCCTAAATGTGGAGCAATCAATACACCAAGAATCATTGCTACAACAATAGAAATCTTACCAGTTGTTACCAAATTTTTCTCTGTAGCATCTGTTCTTAGTACTTTTTTATAAATATCCAAAGTAAAAATAGTGGCAATACTGTTTGCTTTACCTGCCAGGGAGGCTACAACCGCAGCGGTTAATGCAGCAAACGAAAGTCCTTTTAATCCTGCAGGAAGCAAGTTTAACAACACCGGGTAAGCACGATCTGGATTTACAGATCCATCCTGCAGCATTTCGGCCTGGAAAGCGCCATCTTTATACAACACATAAGCGGCAATGCCAGGCAACACGACAATAATTGGCATTAATAATTTCAGGAATGCAGCAAAAAGGATACCTCCTCGAGCAGTTTCCAGATTAGCTCCTAATGCACGTTGTGTAATGTACTGATTACAGCCCCAATAGTTTAGGTTCACGATCCACATACCACCAATCAATACGCTTAAACCTGGTAAGTCGATATAATTTTCATTATCAGGTTTTAGGATCATGTGGAAATGCTCAGATGCTTTAGAAGTCATTAAGCTATAACCTTCAAAAATACCGCTAGTACCATAATGTGTAGAAACCAGGTTTAAAGCCAGATAAGTTGTAGCAAGACCACCTAAAATCAAGAAAAACACCTGGATTACATCGGTATACCCAATTACTTTCATCCCACCCAAGGTGATGAGAATGGCAAAAATTGCAATGGCATACATACAGAACCTTAGATCGAAACCAGAAATACTGCTTACCGCTAAAGCACCTAAATAAAGAATAGAAGTTAAGTTTACCACAACATACAGCAATAACCAGAAAACGGCCATAATCATAGCCACTGTACCATTATAGCGCTGGTGCAAAAACTGTGGCATGGTAGCAATTTTGTTCTTTAAATAAACCGGGATGAAAAATACAGCTACCACCACCAATGTAAGTGCGCCCATCCATTCGTATGTTGCAATGGCCAATCCCATTTTAAAGCCTGAGCCACTCATACCGATAAACTGCTCAGCAGAAATGTTTGATGCAATTAAGGATGCGCCGATTGCCCACCAGGTTAAAGAACCTTCTGCAAGAAAATAATCTTTAGAACCCGTAGATTCTGATTTTTTCTTGTTGTAAATGTAGAGCCCGTATGCGGCTACAATAACGAAGTAAATTGCAAATACAATGTAATCCTTCGTGTCTAATAAGTTGTTTTTCATTGATTTATTTTGGTTAGTATACCTTGGGTTGTTAAATTTTAATTAAATAAACTGGTTCCATTTTCTGTTTGAACGGTATAGGAATCAAGCTTGAGCCCGAATTGTAATAAATATTTTGAAGATAGTGCTTCGATTAAACCCTCAATTTTTTCTTCCTTAACGATATTGATGGTACAACCACCAAAACCACCACCCATCATCCTGGCACCCAATACGTAGTCTAGCGGTTTAACAGCTTCAACTAAAAAATCCAATTCCTTGCAACTTACTTCATAATCTTTACTTAAACCTTCATGCGTTTCGAACATCAGGTTTCCTAAACCCTGCAGATTACCTTTTTCAAGTTGTTCTGCCGCTGTTAGTAAACGTCCGATTTCTTTCACTACAAAACTGCATTTCGCAAATACTTCCTCATCTTTCGGCTTAACATGCGCTTCTAACATACCAAGATCTACATCACGTAATGTATTTACATTGGGGTAATGCTCTTTTACCCAGGCTACACCTTGTTCGCATTGGGCTCTTCTTTTATTGTAGGCCGAATCGGCAAGGGCATGTTTTACATTCGTATTTAAAAGCAAAAGCTTATAACCATCTAACTTTAACGGGATGTAAACATGTTTCATCGATCGGCAATCAAGCATAATTGCCTGATCTTTTTTGCCAAATACAGAGGCAAACTGATCCATAATACCGCAGTTAACACCTGCAAATGTCTGTTCAGCCTTTTGAGCAATTAAAGCAATATCTATCTTGGGAACGTTAAGCGAAAAAAGCTGATCGAGCGCAAAACCGGTAGCACATTCTACAGCAGCAGATGACGATAGACCAGCACCCAAAGGCACATCACCATCGATATAAAAATTAAAGCCACCCAACCCATAGCCTCTTTCTTTTAACTGATCGGCAACGCCCAAAATGTAATTGGCCCAACTATTCTCTGATTTTTTCAGGCTTTTAATTGATGAAATATCAAATTGCTGATAACTTTCTGAGAATAAATGTATTTCATCATCTTCTCTTTTTGATATAGCTACATAAATGGCTTTATCTATAGCAGCAGGCATTACAAAACCGCCGTTGTAATCGGTATGCTCGCCAATAATATTGATTCTTCCGGGCGAACGCACTAAAATGGGTTCGGCATCGAAAAGTCTTTTAAACGTACTTTTTAAATGTTGTGCATTCATTGTTAATAATTTTAGTCTTCAGCCCTGCTGATTTTATAGTGTGTAGCAGACATTTCTTTCAGGCGATTTGCCGCAAACTCAGGAGTAATATCCCGCTGAGGGTTGGCAAGCATCTCGTAACCTACCATAAACTTTTTAACCGATGCCGAGCGTAACAATGGTGGATAAAAATGCATATGCCAATGCCATTCCGGGTAATAACCATTGTTTACCGGAGTCTGGTGCATGCCTGCCGAGTAAGGGAAAGATGTTTCGAACAGGTTATCGTATTTAGTTGTTAATACTTTAATCGCTTCGGCCAATGATTTCTTTTCCGCTTCGCTAAACAATTTGATGCTATTTACATGTCGTTTGCTAATGATCATGGTTTCGTATGGCCAAACAGCCCAAAAAGGCACCAATACTGCAAAATGATCATTTTCAAATACAATGCGTTCGTTTTTCTTTTGCTCCAGCTTTAAATAATCGGCAAGTAAACTTCTTCTATGGATGGCATAGTAAGTTTTCTGACGCTCAGTTTCTTTGGCAATTTCTAAAGGAATGTCGCCTTGCGACCAGATCTGCCCATGTGGGTGTGGGTTGCTACAGCCCATTATTTCACCTTTATTTTCAAAAATCTGAATATATTTAATCCAATCGTTTTCAGCCAGGCTGTTAAATTCGTTCTGCCAAACATTTACCACGGCAGTTATGGCTTCGACACTCATTTCAGGAAGTGTGAGATTATGTTTCGGGCTAAAACTGATCACCCTGCAAAGACCTCTCTGATTATTAGCTACTAATAAATCATCTTCGTTCATATCACCGGCAGGCGTGTCTTCAAGCAAAGCAGCAAAATCATTATTAAAAACAAAGCTCTCCGTATATTGTGGATTGCTGTCGCCATCTGCCCTACCGTTTCCCGGGCATAAATAACATTTTGGATCATATTCCGGGCGGTTATCTGGTGTAATGTCTTCAACCTTACCTTGCCATGGTCTCTTGGTACGGTGTGGTGATACTAACACCCACTCGCCGGTTAATATGTTAAGCCGGGTATGTGGATTACTGTCAAGTTCGAATGTTTGGTTCATTTTATATTTTTCAACTGGTTAGAAAAAAGAAAGCCAAGTGGCTCTCCTATCTAGTCGGTCAAATTATAAAATTATTATTAATTGTCAAAACGACAATTAATAATAATTTTTATTTTCGTGAAAATTTGAACATATTAAGCCCTTTAAAACCTTGATAAAAAATGATTGAATATTCCAGGCAGCCACATTATCTTGTTGCTGTTGATTGCATTGTGTTTGGATTTGACGGTGAACACCTTAAAATTCTATTGGTTAAGCGGGGCTTAGAACCCGAAATAAACAAATGGAGTTTAATGGGCGGTTTTGTAGGCGCTGATGAAAGTCCGGACGATGCAGCGAACAGGGTACTCAAAAAAATGACAGGTTTAGAAGGCGTTTATCTGGAGCAGATGCAGATTTATGGAGAACCGGGTCGTGATCCCATCGAAAGAACGCTTTCTGTTGGATATTTTGCCCTCATTGATATCCACAAATATGAGGCACAGTTAAACGACGATTATGAGGCGGAATGGTTTTTGATTAACGACCGGCCAAAACTTATTTTTGATCATAACCAAATGGTTGCTGATGCCAGAAAAAAATTAAGGTATAAAGCTGCACTTCATCCAATATTATTCGAAATGCTGCCTAAAAAATTTACTATTCCACAGCTACATATTCTTTTTGAGGAAGTAAACGACACTAAAATCGATACCAGAAATTTTAGCCGCAAAATTACCTCTACAGGATTATTAATTAAACTGGCCGAAAAAGACAGGGCAGGTTCTAAAAAAGGTGCATTCTATTTTAAATTAGATAAGAAAAAATACAATGCCAATTCGCAGGCTTTCTTAAACCTAATGCCAAATTTAAGAGCTTAAATAACATTGATTAGCCTATTGTTCTTCATAATGATAGGTTAATCCTCCATCTACATAATAAGTTGATCCGGTAACATAAGCGGCATCATCAGAAGCAAGGAACGCCACTACTGCAGCCACATCTTCTGCTTTACCCATTCTTTTTAATGGGATATTTTGAAGTACTTTTTCCAGCTGTTCTTTATTGTTCAATAAATCCTGGTTGATCGGTGTTGAAACAGCTCCGGGAGCCACGTTATTAATTCTGATATTAAACCGGGCTAATTCTGAAGCAAGATTTCTGGTTAACATCATTAAACCTCCTTTACTGGCACAGTAGGCAGCAAAATTTGGAAATGCGATTTCTTCATGTACAGAACTCATGTTGATTATAGTTCCAGCCACGTTGCTTTTTCTACAATAATTTACAAATGACTGAATCCCAAAAAAAACACCTTTTAAATTTGTGTTCATGATCAGGTCGTAATCTTCCTCCGTAACTTCCCAAAAGCTGGCTTTTTTTTCTACGCCTGCATTGTTTACCAGAATATCTAAATGGCCAAATACCGCCACAGCATCGGTTATCAATTTAATGGCTGCATTGGCTTTACTTAAATCGGCCTCCAAAAAAGCTGCCTTTCTACCCATGTCCTGTATTTCTGTGATAAGTTTTTCACCCCGTTCATCAAATTTATGACCATTTAAGATAATATCACAGCCATCTTTGGCCAACCTTAAGGCACATGCAGCGCCAATCCCCTGACTGCTTCCGGTAATTAAAGCGGTTTTGTTTTCAAAACGGTCCATAGTAAAATGTTATAATACATAAAAGAAAATTGATGTGATTATGTTTGAGTAAAATTGAAGTTATTAACAGGATTAATACATTAAATGTAAGTTCTCAAAAAAAATATCGTTATAGCTGTAATCAATAATTAGTATTTTTGGGCAACAAACACACAATAAACTTAAATTAATCTTAAAACATGAACATTACCAAAAACCTTTTATTTACTACGCTCCTGGCTTTGTTTACGCTAACCATGTATTCTTGTAAAACAAAAAAACTGGCTGCAAAACCTGCTCCAGCACCTGTTGAAAAGCCCGCACCACCAGTAGAAGAGAAAAAACCAGCGCCAGTACCAGAGAAAGAAGATGCTCCTGCTCCTGTTGAAAAACCCAATTTTAACTTAGATAACATCCAATTTGAGTTTAATTCATTTGTACTTAAAACATCATCATTCTCAATTCTGGATAAAGCGGTGGCAGAAATGAAAAAATCGCCAGATACAAAATTTATTCTTAATGGCCATTCATCTGCAGAAGGTACGCCTGAGCATAACATGCAACTTTCTGTAGATCGTGCAAATGCCGTAAAATCATACTTTATAAACGCCGGTTTAAACGGAAATAATTTTACTGTTGTTGGTCATGGTGAGAAAGAGCCTGTTAGTACCAATAAAAGCGAAGAAGGCAGAATACTAAACAGAAGAACTGAAATAAAAGTTCAGAATTAATTCATAAAATACAAGAAAAAGGGCCATGATTTAATTTTCATAGCCCTTTTTTATTTTGCATATAATTGCCCTCCTGAAATTATTTCTACCCTTCCACTTTGCTATCAATGGACGGA
Proteins encoded in this region:
- a CDS encoding galactokinase, whose product is MNAQHLKSTFKRLFDAEPILVRSPGRINIIGEHTDYNGGFVMPAAIDKAIYVAISKREDDEIHLFSESYQQFDISSIKSLKKSENSWANYILGVADQLKERGYGLGGFNFYIDGDVPLGAGLSSSAAVECATGFALDQLFSLNVPKIDIALIAQKAEQTFAGVNCGIMDQFASVFGKKDQAIMLDCRSMKHVYIPLKLDGYKLLLLNTNVKHALADSAYNKRRAQCEQGVAWVKEHYPNVNTLRDVDLGMLEAHVKPKDEEVFAKCSFVVKEIGRLLTAAEQLEKGNLQGLGNLMFETHEGLSKDYEVSCKELDFLVEAVKPLDYVLGARMMGGGFGGCTINIVKEEKIEGLIEALSSKYLLQFGLKLDSYTVQTENGTSLFN
- a CDS encoding Na+/H+ antiporter; amino-acid sequence: MENYAVVIFILAVMIGLSAIADRIKIPYPILLIIAGIAVGFVPSLPPIDINPEIIFLIFLPPLLYDAAFNISFKEFKTNINTIFTLAITLVFITAIGIAVVAHYMIPGMSWPVSFVLGAILSATDAVAAMSITKGLGLSHKTNTILEGESLVNDASALVAYRFAVAAVTGTAFVFWKASLEFVILMAGGFLIGMVMSKILAFIMKRIHNNRLATISFMLLMPFVTYLIAEQVHVSGVIAVVILGLGISRFSHKVFPEQLKNQSKNIWDIIIFLLNGLIFILIGLQFPYVYKNISSADILPYIGYSLVITVVALLLRMARVFLQKFNLQKAFQKGKHRIKEGALLDFKNSLIISWSGMRGIVSLAIAIGLPATLSDGSAFPQRNAVIFISVVVVLFTLIGQGLTLPWLVKKLATEDDE
- a CDS encoding OmpA family protein, translating into MNITKNLLFTTLLALFTLTMYSCKTKKLAAKPAPAPVEKPAPPVEEKKPAPVPEKEDAPAPVEKPNFNLDNIQFEFNSFVLKTSSFSILDKAVAEMKKSPDTKFILNGHSSAEGTPEHNMQLSVDRANAVKSYFINAGLNGNNFTVVGHGEKEPVSTNKSEEGRILNRRTEIKVQN
- a CDS encoding UDP-glucose--hexose-1-phosphate uridylyltransferase, with the translated sequence MNQTFELDSNPHTRLNILTGEWVLVSPHRTKRPWQGKVEDITPDNRPEYDPKCYLCPGNGRADGDSNPQYTESFVFNNDFAALLEDTPAGDMNEDDLLVANNQRGLCRVISFSPKHNLTLPEMSVEAITAVVNVWQNEFNSLAENDWIKYIQIFENKGEIMGCSNPHPHGQIWSQGDIPLEIAKETERQKTYYAIHRRSLLADYLKLEQKKNERIVFENDHFAVLVPFWAVWPYETMIISKRHVNSIKLFSEAEKKSLAEAIKVLTTKYDNLFETSFPYSAGMHQTPVNNGYYPEWHWHMHFYPPLLRSASVKKFMVGYEMLANPQRDITPEFAANRLKEMSATHYKISRAED
- a CDS encoding SDR family NAD(P)-dependent oxidoreductase, encoding MDRFENKTALITGSSQGIGAACALRLAKDGCDIILNGHKFDERGEKLITEIQDMGRKAAFLEADLSKANAAIKLITDAVAVFGHLDILVNNAGVEKKASFWEVTEEDYDLIMNTNLKGVFFGIQSFVNYCRKSNVAGTIINMSSVHEEIAFPNFAAYCASKGGLMMLTRNLASELARFNIRINNVAPGAVSTPINQDLLNNKEQLEKVLQNIPLKRMGKAEDVAAVVAFLASDDAAYVTGSTYYVDGGLTYHYEEQ
- a CDS encoding sodium/sugar symporter, giving the protein MKNNLLDTKDYIVFAIYFVIVAAYGLYIYNKKKSESTGSKDYFLAEGSLTWWAIGASLIASNISAEQFIGMSGSGFKMGLAIATYEWMGALTLVVVAVFFIPVYLKNKIATMPQFLHQRYNGTVAMIMAVFWLLLYVVVNLTSILYLGALAVSSISGFDLRFCMYAIAIFAILITLGGMKVIGYTDVIQVFFLILGGLATTYLALNLVSTHYGTSGIFEGYSLMTSKASEHFHMILKPDNENYIDLPGLSVLIGGMWIVNLNYWGCNQYITQRALGANLETARGGILFAAFLKLLMPIIVVLPGIAAYVLYKDGAFQAEMLQDGSVNPDRAYPVLLNLLPAGLKGLSFAALTAAVVASLAGKANSIATIFTLDIYKKVLRTDATEKNLVTTGKISIVVAMILGVLIAPHLGIDKKGGFQYIQEYTGFVSPGIFAMFILGFFWKRTTSGAALFATIGGFGLSILLKFLPKLTDLSWLSGMGFSVKNAAGVYEMPFLDRMGFVFIFCIAGMVIISLLSNKVKAEAKGLAIDAKMFKTSTSFAVGALLIIGLLVALYSVYW
- a CDS encoding NUDIX domain-containing protein is translated as MIEYSRQPHYLVAVDCIVFGFDGEHLKILLVKRGLEPEINKWSLMGGFVGADESPDDAANRVLKKMTGLEGVYLEQMQIYGEPGRDPIERTLSVGYFALIDIHKYEAQLNDDYEAEWFLINDRPKLIFDHNQMVADARKKLRYKAALHPILFEMLPKKFTIPQLHILFEEVNDTKIDTRNFSRKITSTGLLIKLAEKDRAGSKKGAFYFKLDKKKYNANSQAFLNLMPNLRA
- a CDS encoding RNA-binding protein, with amino-acid sequence MVKIFIGGLPDNIQEMDLAILVSLHGRVETIKIVRDRATGKCKGYAFLEIYSLPDAKNIVSTLNGETFKGNVITVKISEEEGGAKAVKPKPNPTFKSKRPRLQR